The following proteins come from a genomic window of Pseudomonas putida:
- a CDS encoding DUF998 domain-containing protein: protein MKTFDRCLLCCGLITPFWLLLGVWFTAQAYPGYDHLQQAMSQLGAEGAPTQRWSPLLNNFPLAVLFTLFAWGLARRWRGSKLALASAALVLLHGLGSVGTGFFPCDQGCAPAHPSLSQQLHNVSGLLMFLSLTLASALWVWAGKGVAGSRALGAFSLACVVAAIASATLMAQAAQNGQLFGLYQRLNYTVSVVWVAGLALYCLRPTLANRLRIATT from the coding sequence ATGAAAACCTTCGACCGCTGCCTGCTTTGCTGCGGGCTGATCACACCGTTCTGGCTGCTGCTTGGCGTTTGGTTCACCGCCCAAGCATACCCGGGCTACGATCATCTGCAGCAGGCCATGAGCCAGCTCGGCGCGGAGGGTGCCCCAACCCAACGCTGGTCACCCCTGCTCAACAACTTCCCCCTCGCTGTGCTGTTTACCCTGTTCGCCTGGGGCCTGGCGCGGCGCTGGCGGGGCTCGAAGCTCGCCCTTGCCAGCGCCGCACTGGTACTGCTGCATGGGCTCGGCAGCGTGGGCACCGGCTTTTTTCCCTGCGATCAAGGCTGTGCGCCTGCGCACCCCTCCCTGTCTCAGCAACTGCATAACGTGTCCGGCTTGCTGATGTTTCTCTCGTTGACCCTGGCCAGTGCGCTTTGGGTATGGGCCGGCAAAGGCGTGGCCGGCTCGCGCGCGCTGGGGGCATTTTCACTGGCTTGTGTAGTGGCTGCGATAGCCAGTGCCACACTGATGGCCCAGGCGGCCCAGAACGGTCAGTTATTCGGCCTGTACCAACGCCTGAACTATACCGTCTCGGTGGTCTGGGTAGCCGGGCTTGCCCTCTACTGCCTGCGGCCGACGCTGGCAAATCGCCTGCGCATCGCCACCACCTGA